The sequence GATCGACCTGCTATGTATAAACTGAGGTGGCGCGGGCCAAATAAAGAAAATGTATTTGAAATCTCCAAATTATGCTAAATATGACAGGCATCTAATCAAACTGGTCCACCTTGTTGTTTGTAGAAGTTCCCACCATCTCTTCTGGACTGACCTTGGCCCCTCTCCACGTACCTTGAGCTTGAATGTTGAGTCGTATCCTTAGGTCTATCGTTGTTTGGTTTACTATTGTGTGACCCAACTGGTTGATATTCGTACTGCAGATTTTGTCTTTGCCTGTCTCTATTAGCAGGTGGATGATGATGCTGCTTATGATGTTGAGAGGTATTCCTTTCCCGACGAGATTCTGACCCTCTTCCATAACGGTTATTGTTCTCACCGCCTTTATGGTAAAATGTAGGCAACTGTTGCTCCCGTCTGACATCTGTATTTGCTGGAGCAACATCCACTGTACGGATAGGACCTTGGTTTGGGGAGTAGGGACGCTCCTTGCGggaagaaattttcttctctcCCCTGGCCCCATGATGACCAACATTTGATCCCTCTTCTGTGATGGTTCTTGCACCAGTCGATGTATCATACTGGTTTTGGGCCACATCATCACTCGTTTTTATGCGATGTGAGGTTAGTCTAGGTCCCATTTTATTAGTCTGTGCAGCTTCAGcatcaacattttgataatTGTGAGGTTGTTGTACCATCCGTGCTTTGGGTTGCCAATGAGATGTTGAACGTTCCCCAACACCCCAATTCTCTTTGGCAGCAGCAGATACATCTTTTTGATCTGCCTCGAGCACTTCGGAGTCGGAAGAAATTTTTTCATTGTCCCCGcttctaaatttcttttcattGAGATCATAATTGTTACTGATACCCTTGTGCCCCTTCGATTGGGATCGTTTTCCCCTGCCTGTCACTCCCTGGTCTCTTCCAACAGCCACAGTGACAGGTGGGATAGAGGCTGAGTAGTTGGGATCATTCCATCCTTCAGGTGGATCCCACTCATCAATCTGACTCACGAACTCATTGGTGGAGCTTCCAGTGGCCTTCTCAGGTAATTGATATTCAACTGTTTTTTGAACATGACTACCGGCATTTGAAACATAAGATGACTGATCTTGTAAGCCTTGCCCGTATTCTGTTGACCCCCGTTGCTGCCACGATGCATGTGCCTTGCTTTGTTTATGGTGCCTACCATCCCCGTTTCTATGATCTGTGGAAAATCCCACATTGCCAGAAACAGCACCAGCAGATCTAGTATTATCAGAACTTTGAGAACTCGAATCTGCCTTATTATCATCTGGTGCCTGGTTCATAGGGGAAATATCTTGATGGATGGTTCCTTGCTGTGCCAATTCTTTGGCTACTGGCTTCGGTACATATATCTCCCTTTCAGCTCGCTTATTTTTTGGAATATTCTGCACTTGATTATCAATCTTCACAGATGAAGCAACAGACTCTGCTTCGTTCTTCTGAATAGTTTCATCGGTAACCTCACATTTGTTGAGAGATCTCACAGGGGCCCAGATAACCGAATCACTGCCATGGATCTTTTCTCCTGGTCTATTTTGAGCATTTCTTGGCATCCTGCGAGAATGCTGAGACTTCCACTGACCGTTACCTTTGCCAAGGGTCTCTACAACTGGCAACAGAGGTTGCTGCTCTCTAAACTGATTTTCATCTGGCGGTTGTGGATCTGAGGGAGGATCCATTACAGATTGAGAAGCCCTTGGTTTATCATATTCCGTTGTAAGCATTGCTTCTTTTGAAATCTGAGGTGATGATGCAGATAACAAGGCCTCTTCCACTTTGTGCCTGTTCTTCccacttttgttatttttctttcttgcaTGTGTTGAAGATTCAGCAACAGGATCTGTAATGATATTGCTCGACTCCTCTACAACTGTTTGAATCTCAGCTACGACTATCTGACCTTTCGATTCCTTAATTAAATGGGGAATCTTTTCAGTCTTTTCAGATGGaatatttggtttttgttttcctGTACGCTTGTGCTTCAAGGATGCACCACCCCCATTCACCTCAGAAGCATTCTTACTTTGAGCTGCATCAGAAATACTTACCTCCTGCTCCAAAGATCTCAATTCATTATGTGCCACAACCTGTTCCTTATTGCCACTATTTGGTTTCTTCAATGATGTATCTCCTGATACAATGGGAGAATTTTTATTAGTGCACAAAGTTGACTCGCTATCATTAGTAGCCACATGTAGATCAGAAACTGTGGTGTGCTCTCCAGATATGGTACCAAGTGTTCTCGAATTCGGTTCTTCCATCTTATTTCTTATAGCATCATTATCAGTTTCAAACGACTGATTTGGCCCCTCCCCAGCTACTGTACGTCTGTTCAACTCTTCAAGTTTCGCCAAGGCCCTAGCCCTCTGTTTTCTAGTCCTTTCCTCCTCTTCCTCCTGCAATTGTTTGGTGCGTTGTTTTGCTAACTCTCTCATCTTTGTACGCTGATTAAAATAAAATCGAACAATTgctttaaggaaaaaaaaaatttgcacaAAAGAACTAGCAACCAGAACTCAGGGGGAAAAAAGAACTAGTGACCACATTAATCAAACATATACCTGAGCTTGGCTATCATTTGAATCACCTATGGATGGGGCAGGTCCATCTCCATGGCTATCTGAAGAAAATGGCTTGGCCTTATGTATAGCTCCTAAAGCATTGCGATCTCTTGCAAGCACCGAACTTTCCTGGTTGGGAGTTGCCATCATGCCTGGGGAGTCCAACAGAGGTCTTTTATGCCACCCATCAACCTCCTGTGCATTGACTTTTCCTCGGCCATGATGATCACTTCTCCCTTGCATTCCACGATTAGGCCTCCTGCAGATTTGAAGAAAGATTAAAAAGTTCTCAAGATCTTCAACAATTTTAATCAAGCAGGACTTGGACAAACCTGTGGGTGGGTGCTCCACTGTGTAACTTAACGTTCCTATCTACAGTTGACATGGTTAATTCACTGGAGGCAGGGTCTAGGACTTCATTAAAATCTCTGTTTTCAGGAAAAACAGCACTCACAACCACTTCATGGGCAACAAAATGATCAGAGTGCTTATCATCAGATTGAAACTCATCTGGCTCCTCCCTGCCACAGATAGGTGCAGCATCATGTCGCACGTCAGAAGCCCGTGCTTTTGCATTTAATCCTTCTATCTTCTGAATCAGACTTGAATCTTTTGTGGAAGTAGCCAGTGATTTGGGAACTTCAGAGAAGCCAGAAGCAGGAGCATCCACTTTTTCTAGTAAACCATCACCAGTCCTTGAGTTTCCATGAGACTTGGTTTTCATACTTTCAGAAGATTGAGCATCTTGGTTGGCAGAAGACTGAGAATACGGTTCCACCCCCAATTTTCTCCTTCTCAAATCAACTTCCTTTTTATGATCCCAGTCATTCTCAAATGGAGACACCCTCTGTTGGTCAGCCTTCTCAAGAATCAACTGATTAGTGGTTGTTGAGTTTATCCTATCTTTTTCTTCGTTCTTACCATTTATGTTTCCCTGCTGCTTCAGAAGAACCTTGTACGGTCCTTGATTATCACAAGGAAGACTAGATTCTACTTGTTCAGGAACCATACCCTTTCCACTAGATAAGCCGTGGGAACTTGCAGGGTCAGAGGCACTCTGGCCTTGGCCCAAGAACCTGTTGTAAACAGCAGGCCCAGCAGGCCCAGCAGGCATTCCCATAAATGGAGCATCTCTATCGTTAGAATTGCAGTAGCCCATGGGAGGTCGATAATATCCGTCATAGGTGACTGGACCTGGGTAAAATCCAGGTCTAATTGACATGCCTGGGTGAATAAAACCATCATGCATAGGAGGTCTGTATATATCTCCAGTTTTAGGATGGAGTCCCCTGGGTCCAGTTCCATGAGGAGGCTGGGGATTGGGAAGACCACCAGGGGGAATCTGTGGAGGATAATACAGAAATGGATCCATAGGAAAATTACCAGGAGCAACTGGCGTCCTATATGGAGGACCTCCTTGTGGAGGACCTCTATACCATACACCCCCTTGAGGATTGTTTACTGGATTACCATGCCAGGCATCATAATGTGGGGGAGGAATATTTGCACCAGGGTAAGGTTGGGGATGCCCCAAC comes from Benincasa hispida cultivar B227 chromosome 2, ASM972705v1, whole genome shotgun sequence and encodes:
- the LOC120071427 gene encoding protein MODIFIER OF SNC1 1, whose protein sequence is MTSSMLSGERRWTSARRGGMTVLGKVAVPKPINLPSQRLENHGLDPNVEIVPKGTLSWGNKSTSSATNAWGSSSVSPNTDSASGSPSHLCGRPSSAGGGTRPSTAGSDRSHEPHANAWGPSSRPSSASGPVTLSGHASLTSLRPHSAETKSSSSQLSRFAETSENPGAWNSALTTEKVGMMPCKSDGFSLTSGDFPTLGSEKECVGKDAESQDNRSNGGATMKEGTGTSAIDDPENVNTSVASANSWRNDNLPHNDDGSRPNVEKWLGHPQPYPGANIPPPHYDAWHGNPVNNPQGGVWYRGPPQGGPPYRTPVAPGNFPMDPFLYYPPQIPPGGLPNPQPPHGTGPRGLHPKTGDIYRPPMHDGFIHPGMSIRPGFYPGPVTYDGYYRPPMGYCNSNDRDAPFMGMPAGPAGPAVYNRFLGQGQSASDPASSHGLSSGKGMVPEQVESSLPCDNQGPYKVLLKQQGNINGKNEEKDRINSTTTNQLILEKADQQRVSPFENDWDHKKEVDLRRRKLGVEPYSQSSANQDAQSSESMKTKSHGNSRTGDGLLEKVDAPASGFSEVPKSLATSTKDSSLIQKIEGLNAKARASDVRHDAAPICGREEPDEFQSDDKHSDHFVAHEVVVSAVFPENRDFNEVLDPASSELTMSTVDRNVKLHSGAPTHRRPNRGMQGRSDHHGRGKVNAQEVDGWHKRPLLDSPGMMATPNQESSVLARDRNALGAIHKAKPFSSDSHGDGPAPSIGDSNDSQAQRTKMRELAKQRTKQLQEEEEERTRKQRARALAKLEELNRRTVAGEGPNQSFETDNDAIRNKMEEPNSRTLGTISGEHTTVSDLHVATNDSESTLCTNKNSPIVSGDTSLKKPNSGNKEQVVAHNELRSLEQEVSISDAAQSKNASEVNGGGASLKHKRTGKQKPNIPSEKTEKIPHLIKESKGQIVVAEIQTVVEESSNIITDPVAESSTHARKKNNKSGKNRHKVEEALLSASSPQISKEAMLTTEYDKPRASQSVMDPPSDPQPPDENQFREQQPLLPVVETLGKGNGQWKSQHSRRMPRNAQNRPGEKIHGSDSVIWAPVRSLNKCEVTDETIQKNEAESVASSVKIDNQVQNIPKNKRAEREIYVPKPVAKELAQQGTIHQDISPMNQAPDDNKADSSSQSSDNTRSAGAVSGNVGFSTDHRNGDGRHHKQSKAHASWQQRGSTEYGQGLQDQSSYVSNAGSHVQKTVEYQLPEKATGSSTNEFVSQIDEWDPPEGWNDPNYSASIPPVTVAVGRDQGVTGRGKRSQSKGHKGISNNYDLNEKKFRSGDNEKISSDSEVLEADQKDVSAAAKENWGVGERSTSHWQPKARMVQQPHNYQNVDAEAAQTNKMGPRLTSHRIKTSDDVAQNQYDTSTGARTITEEGSNVGHHGARGEKKISSRKERPYSPNQGPIRTVDVAPANTDVRREQQLPTFYHKGGENNNRYGRGSESRRERNTSQHHKQHHHPPANRDRQRQNLQYEYQPVGSHNSKPNNDRPKDTTQHSSSRYVERGQGQSRRDGGNFYKQQGGPV